From a single Nostoc sp. MS1 genomic region:
- a CDS encoding YqaE/Pmp3 family membrane protein, with amino-acid sequence MKLLRLLLGLVLPPLGVFLTVGVGPTLLINILLTVLGWLPGSIHAVWVIAKHDEQFNREGDIY; translated from the coding sequence ATGAAATTACTTCGTCTTCTTCTTGGTTTAGTCTTACCTCCATTGGGGGTTTTCTTGACCGTTGGTGTTGGCCCAACTTTGTTAATTAATATCTTGTTAACAGTTTTAGGTTGGCTTCCCGGTAGCATCCATGCTGTTTGGGTGATTGCTAAACATGATGAACAATTCAACAGAGAGGGTGATATTTACTAA
- a CDS encoding phage holin family protein, giving the protein MLGTFLTVLATALSLLIVDLVVPGVNIANFPAAMIAAVAVGFINSSFRPVLSALSLPLNFVTFGAFSLIVNGLCFTLAAALVPGFSAHGLLAFILGPVVLSFASTFINNYFVEKNVLSGSTTTQAELPSQQSELTSR; this is encoded by the coding sequence ATGTTGGGAACATTTTTAACAGTTTTAGCTACAGCACTAAGCCTATTAATTGTTGACTTAGTAGTACCCGGTGTCAATATTGCTAACTTCCCAGCTGCGATGATTGCTGCTGTTGCGGTTGGTTTCATCAATAGCTCATTTAGACCAGTTCTTTCGGCTCTGTCATTACCGCTTAACTTTGTAACTTTTGGAGCATTTTCTCTAATTGTTAACGGTTTGTGTTTCACGTTAGCAGCAGCGTTGGTTCCCGGTTTTAGCGCTCACGGTCTTCTCGCTTTTATTTTGGGGCCAGTTGTGCTTTCTTTCGCTAGCACATTCATTAACAACTACTTTGTAGAGAAAAATGTTTTAAGCGGAAGCACCACAACTCAAGCTGAATTACCTTCTCAACAAAGTGAATTAACTTCTAGATAA